Within Dehalococcoidia bacterium, the genomic segment CAAAGAAGGCTTCAGGCTGGTGTGCCGAAGGGTGTGGAGTCGGACGATTTCAACATCCCGTAAAGGGGGAAGATGTCGATAATGACCAGGCGTGAGAAGATCATCGCTTACGCGATCGTCATGGCAATGCAAGTCTCCTTTGCGGCATCGATGATCCTGTTCATGGTATTCCTCTTTGGCGGTTCCCTGGAAATCGTGGACCTGAATCTCAATGAAACCGCGTTGATCGCCTTCAATGCTTTTCTCGCTCTGGTGTTTTTCGCTCATCACAGCATCATGCTTCACAAGTCCTCCCGAAAATGGCTGTCCAGATTCGTCTCGCTCTACTATCAGGTTTCTCTGTTCACAGTGACCTCGGCATTTCTCCTGATATTGCTGGTCATCCTGTGGCAGCCATCGGAGCACTTTATTTTCGAGGTCAGCAGTGGTTTGCGCTGGGTGTTTCGCGCCTTCTATTTTCTGGCTATCGGTCTGATGATGTGGACCATGGCGACCTTAAAAGATGACCTGGCCGCCGCAGATCCGATAATGACTCGCTTGCGTGGCCTCTGTACTGATAGGAAACCCTTCATCGTGGCTGGTCCGTACCGCTGGATTCGACACCCGTTCTATTTTGCCATGCTGGTATCGATCTGGTCGTTCCCGGATTTGACGGCCGATCGTCTTCTGTTTGATGTGCTGGCGACGGTCTGGATTGTATTGGGAACCAAGCTTGAGGAACGCGATATGGTGTCCGATATCGGTGAACCCTATCGAGTGTATCGGCAGAAAGTGCCTATGCTGATCCCATATCATATCCGGCCGATTGCCGGATGACGGGCCCATTATTATCGATCCAATCAAAGGAGGTAGCTAATCCATGGATCAGAAGATC encodes:
- a CDS encoding isoprenylcysteine carboxylmethyltransferase family protein; this translates as MSIMTRREKIIAYAIVMAMQVSFAASMILFMVFLFGGSLEIVDLNLNETALIAFNAFLALVFFAHHSIMLHKSSRKWLSRFVSLYYQVSLFTVTSAFLLILLVILWQPSEHFIFEVSSGLRWVFRAFYFLAIGLMMWTMATLKDDLAAADPIMTRLRGLCTDRKPFIVAGPYRWIRHPFYFAMLVSIWSFPDLTADRLLFDVLATVWIVLGTKLEERDMVSDIGEPYRVYRQKVPMLIPYHIRPIAG